The following coding sequences lie in one Oncorhynchus gorbuscha isolate QuinsamMale2020 ecotype Even-year linkage group LG10, OgorEven_v1.0, whole genome shotgun sequence genomic window:
- the tmem121aa gene encoding transmembrane protein 121, which yields MVLPQPDKRHVCLTTMVVMTSMAFMDAYLVEQNQGPRKIGVCIIVLVGDICFLIVLRYVAVWVGAEVKTAKRGYAMILWFLYIFVLEIKLYFVFQNYKADRKSLETVARKALTLLLSVCVPGLYLVLVALDSMEYVRTFRKKEDMRGRLFWVALDLLDVLDIQANLWEPQRTGLPIWAEGLMFFYCYILLLILPCVSLSEISVQGEHVSPQKMMLYPVLSLVTINIVTIMIRGVNMVLFQDSRVSTIFIGKNVVAIATKACTFLEYRRQVKEFPPQDPSMAGIALELQQGNSVGHNHGHNQTLPNATTSLPDEPSPTEVIDT from the exons ATGGTTTTACCGCAGCCAGACAAGCGCCATGTGTGCCTgaccacaatggtggtcatgaccaGCATGGCCTTTATGGATGCCTACCTAGTAGAGCAGAACCAAGGGCCCAGGAAG ATCGGGGTGTGCATAATCGTGCTGGTGGGAGACATCTGTTTCCTCATCGTGCTGCGCTATGTGGCAGTTTGGGTCGGGGCCGAGGTGAAAACTGCCAAGCGTGGCTATGCTATGATCCTCTGGTTCCTCTACATCTTCGTCCTGGAGATCAAACTCTACTTCGTCTTCCAG AACTACAAGGCGGACAGGAAGAGCCTGGAGACGGTGGCCCGCAAGGCTCTAACCTTACTCCTCTCTGTGTGCGTCCCGGGGCTGTACCTGGTCCTTGTTGCTCTGGACAGCATGGAGTATGTGAGAACCTTCCGGAAGAAGGAGGACATGCGGGGGAGGCTGTTCTGGGTGGCCCTGGACCTGCTGGATGTTCTGGACATCCAGGCCAACCTGTGGGAGCCCCAGCGGACGGGCCTACCCATCTGGGCCGAGGGACTGATGTTCTTCTACTGCTACATCCTCCTCCTTATCCTgccctgtgtctccctgtctgagatcagtgtccagggggagCACGTCTCGCCCCAGAAGATGATGCTGTACCCTGTTCTTAGTCTTGTTACCATAAACATAGTGACAATCATGATCCGTGGGGTCAACATGGTGCTGTTCCAGGATAGTAGGGTTTCCACAATCTTCATAGGGAAGAACGTGGTGGCCATAGCCACGAAGGCCTGTACGTTTCTGGAGTACAGGAGGCAGGTGAAGGAGTTCCCTCCACAGGACCCTAGCATGGCAGGTATAGCATTAGAGCTGCAGCAAGGGAACTCTGTGGGTCACAACCACGGGCACAACCAGACCTTGCCCAATGCCACCACTAGCCTCCCTGACGAACCCTCACCGACCGAGGTCATAGACACATGA
- the pth2 gene encoding tuberoinfundibular peptide of 39 residues: protein MAITLVSSSYPQPRLRPIHRGTSPGDPGDKREYWEVLWPSISLRDRSKQMMSAPDFGAAKCKAELLGEQWLPMVGQSQMDEDMAKGWLGDWALQGSNNEEKRNIVVADYAAFREKSKLLTAI from the exons ATGGCCATAACTCTGGTGTCCTCCAGCTACCCTCAGCCACGCCTCCGACCCATACACAG AGGCACCTCTCCAGGCGATCCAGGAGACAAGCGGGAGTATTGGGAGGTTCTCTGGCCCTCCATCTCGCTCCGTGATCGGAGCAAGCAGATGATGTCAGCCCCAGACTTTGGTGCGGCCAAGTGCAAGGCAGAGCTCCTGGGGGAGCAGTGGCTCCCAATGGTGGGCCAGTCGCAGATGGACGAGGACATGGCCAAGGGCTGGCTGGGTGACTGGGCTCTGCAGGGATCTAACAATGAGGAGAAGAGGAACATCGTGGTGGCAGATTATGCAGCGTTCAGGGAGAAGAGTAAGCTGCTAACTGCCATTTAG